The Arachis hypogaea cultivar Tifrunner chromosome 14, arahy.Tifrunner.gnm2.J5K5, whole genome shotgun sequence genome has a segment encoding these proteins:
- the LOC112744499 gene encoding pentatricopeptide repeat-containing protein At2g36730: protein MFGEMRVPLPLPLSTKQQCLTLLSLCSSITQLHQIQAQTHINGLFQDPYVLSQLIYLSSLSSFANLTHAKTILFRSPTTPSPISWNILIRAYATTDSPLESIWVFRTFRKLGVKPNKLTYPFLFKCCAMASALSEGKQLHADVIKFGLDSDVYVGNNMVNLYGFCKKVKDARKVFEEMPNRTVVSWNSIMTACVENHWLGDGIRYFFRMRGCEFEPDHTTMVLLLSACAELGYLSLGRWVHSQLILRGMVLSCQLGTALVDMYAKSGNLGCARLVFERMEERNVWTWSAMILGLAQHGFAEEALALFAEMCENHSICPNYVTYLGVLCACSHAGMVNEGYKYLREMEYVHGINPMMVHFGAMVDVLGRAGLLKEAYDFIQRMPIEPDPIVWRTLLSACNVHDAQDHAGIGDKVRKRLLQMEPRRGGNLVIVANMYAESGMWEKAAKVRRDMRDGGMKKMAGESCVDLGGSMFKFYAGYDSSQDLMHVYHLLDGLNMHLKMVDS from the coding sequence atGTTTGGTGAAATGCGTGTGCCGCTTCCACTTCCCCTCTCTACAAAGCAACAATGCCTCACTCTTCTCTCACTCTGTTCTTCCATCACCCAACTCCACCAAATCCAAGCTCAAACCCACATCAATGGCCTCTTCCAAGACCCTTATGTCCTCTCCCAACTCATCTACTTATCTTCCCTCTCCTCCTTCGCCAACCTCACCCACGCAAAAACCATTCTTTTTCGTTCCCCCACCACCCCATCACCCATTTCATGGAACATCCTCATCAGAGCATACGCAACCACTGATTCTCCGCTTGAATCCATCTGGGTATTCCGCACATTCCGAAAATTGGGTGTGAAGCCCAATAAACTCACTTACCCTTTTCTGTTCAAGTGTTGTGCTATGGCTTCTGCGCTTTCTGAGGGAAAACAGCTGCATGCTGATGTTATCAAGTTTGGTCTTGATTCTGATGTGTACGTTGGGAATAACATGGTTAACTTATATGGGTTCTGTAAAAAGGTTAAGGATGCAAGGAAGGTGTTTGAGGAAATGCCGAACAGAACTGTCGTGTCTTGGAACTCAATTATGACTGCTTGTGTTGAGAATCATTGGTTGGGAGATGGGATTCGGTACTTTTTTAGGATGCGGGGTTGCGAGTTCGAGCCAGATCATACTACTATGGTGCTGTTGCTTTCTGCTTGTGCTGAGTTGGGTTACTTGAGTCTTGGAAGATGGGTGCATTCCCAATTGATTTTGAGAGGAATGGTTTTGAGTTGTCAGTTAGGTACTGCTCTTGTTGATATGTATGCAAAATCAGGGAATTTGGGTTGTGCTAGGCTTGTTTTTGAGAGAATGGAGGAGAGGAATGTGTGGACATGGAGTGCAATGATTTTGGGATTAGCCCAACATGGGTTTGCAGAGGAAGCGCTTGCATTGTTTGCTGAAATGTGTGAAAATCATAGCATATGCCCCAATTATGTGACCTATCTTGGGGTTCTATGTGCTTGCAGTCATGCTGGGATGGTGAATGAGGGTTACAAGTACCTTCGCGAAATGGAATATGTCCATGGGATCAATCCCATGATGGTACATTTTGGAGCAATGGTTGATGTTTTAGGTCGTGCCGGCCTTCTTAAAGAAGCTTACGACTTTATACAGAGGATGCCTATTGAGCCTGACCCGATTGTGTGGCGTACGCTGCTTAGCGCGTGCAATGTTCATGATGCTCAGGACCATGCAGGGATAGGGGATAAAGTGAGGAAGAGGCTGCTTCAGATGGAGCCAAGGAGGGGAGGGAATTTGGTTATTGTTGCTAACATGTATGCTGAATCAGGGATGTGGGAGAAAGCGGCAAAAGTTAGGAGAGACATGAGAGATGGAGGTATGAAGAAGATGGCTGGAGAGAGTTGTGTTGATTTAGGGGGTTCCATGTTTAAATTCTATGCAGGTTATGATTCTAGCCAAGACTTGATGCATGTTTATCATTTGCTTGATGGATTGAACATGCACTTGAAGATGGTTGATAGTTAA
- the LOC112744496 gene encoding ATP-dependent zinc metalloprotease FTSH 6, chloroplastic isoform X2 produces the protein MSSALLSLSVSPTLVYKPQERKKNKENNTCPSQPLLETKLSKRKLLQSSVIGLTPTWLGLSLSSAKPANAAEPDSPESSTSTRLTYSKFLQYLDEGAVKKVDLFENGTVAIAEIYNPALEKIQRVKVQLPGLPQELLRKMEEKNVDFAAHPMDVSWWPAIFDFLGNFAFPLILLGSLLLRSSSNNPAGPNLPFGLGSKAKFEMEPNTGVTFEDVAGVDEAKQDFQEIVEFLKTPEKFSAVGAKIPKGVLLVGPPGTGKTLLAKAIAGEAGVPFFSLSGSEFIEMFVGVGASRVRDLFNKAKANSPCLVFIDELDAVGRQRGTGIGGGNDEREQTLNQLLTEMDGFTGNTGVIVIAATNRPEILDSALLRPGRFDRQVSVGYPDIRGREEILKVHSNNKKLAKDVSLSVIAMRTPGFSGADLANLMNEAAILAGRRGKEEITMKEIDESIDRIVAGMEGTKMTDGKNKILVAYHEVGHAVCATLTPGHDPVQKVTLVPRGQARGLTWFLPGEDPDLISKQQLLARIVGGLGGRAAEEVIFGEAEITTGAAGDLQQITQIARQMVTRYGMSEIGPWTLTDPSAQSGDVVLRMMARNSMSEKLAEDIDQSVKQIIETAYEIARNHIRNNRDAIDKLVDVLLEKETLSGDEFRAILSEYTDISSIKTNRTPIRELIEA, from the exons ATGTCTTCTGCTCTATTATCTCTCTCAGTTTCTCCAACTTTAGTATACAAGcctcaagaaaggaaaaagaacaaAGAGAACAACACATGTCCATCACAACCTTTGTTAGAAACCAAACTCAGCAAGAGGAAGTTGTTACAATCATCTGTTATTGGATTAACTCCAACATGGCTGGGGCTATCTTTATCTTCTGCCAAACCAGCAAATGCTGCAGAACCAGATAGCCCTGAATCTTCAACCTCAACTAGGTTAACATACTCAAAGTTCTTGCAGTACTTGGATGAAGGTGCTGTGAAGAAAGTTGACCTGTTTGAGAATGGAACTGTTGCTATTGCTGAGATATACAATCCAGCATTGGAGAAAATCCAAAGGGTCAAGGTTCAGTTACCAGGGTTGCCTCAAGAGTTGCTGAGGAAAATGGAGGAGAAAAATGTTGACTTTGCTGCTCACCCTATGGATGTAAGTTGGTGGCCTGCAATATTTGATTTCTTGGGAAACTTTGCATTTCCCTTGATATTGCTTGGTAGTCTACTCTTGAGGAGTTCTTCAAATAATCCTGCTGGCCCCAACTTGCCTTTTGGACTAGGAAG TAAGGCAAAGTTTGAGATGGAACCAAACACAGGAGTGACATTTGAGGATGTAGCCGGAGTTGATGAAGCCAAGCAAGATTTCCAGGAGATTGTGGAGTTCTTGAAGACACCAGAGAAGTTCTCGGCCGTGGGAGCGAAGATTCCGAAAGGGGTCCTTTTGGTAGGGCCACCAGGGACAGGGAAGACATTGCTGGCTAAAGCAATTGCAGGAGAAGCTGGTGTTCCATTCTTTTCTCTATCAGGTTCAGAGTTCATTGAGATGTTTGTTGGTGTAGGTGCTTCAAGGGTGAGGGACTTGTTCAACAAGGCAAAAGCGAATTCGCCGTGTTTGGTGTTCATTGATGAGTTAGATGCTGTAGGGAGGCAGAGAGGTACTGGCATTGGTGGAGGGAATGATGAAAGAGAGCAAACACTGAATCAATTACTCACTGAAATGGACGGATTCACCGGAAACACTGGTGTTATTGTCATTGCTGCCACCAACAGACCTGAGATTCTTGATTCTGCATTGCTTAGACCTGGCAGGTTTGATAGGCAG GTTAGTGTTGGATATCCTGATATAAGAGGGAGGGAAGAAATCTTGAAAGTTCATAGCAACAACAAGAAGCTTGCTAAGGATGTCTCTCTTAGTGTCATTGCCATGAGAACTCCAGGATTCAGTGGTGCAGACCTAGCAAACCTCATGAATGAAGCTGCTATTCTAGCCGGTCGCAGGGGAAAGGAAGAGATCACGATGAAAGAGATCGATGAGTCCATCGATAGGATCGTGGCAGGCATGGAAGGAACCAAAATGACTGATGGCAAGAACAAAATTCTTGTGGCTTACCATGAAGTTGGACATGCTGTTTGCGC GACATTGACCCCAGGGCATGATCCAGTGCAGAAAGTGACTCTAGTGCCGAGAGGCCAAGCCCGGGGATTGACATGGTTCTTGCCAGGTGAAGATCCAGATCTTATCTCTAAGCAGCAACTGCTTGCAAGAATAGTTGGAGGCTTAGGAGGTAGAGCAGCAGAGGAAGTTATATTTGGTGAAGCTGAGATAACCACTGGTGCTGCTGGGGACTTGCAACAGATCACCCAAATAGCAAGACAG ATGGTAACAAGGTATGGCATGTCAGAGATTGGACCATGGACATTAACTGATCCTTCAGCACAAAGTGGTGATGTTGTGTTAAGGATGATGGCAAGGAACTCAAtgtcagagaaactagctgaggacATTGATCAGTCAGTGAAGCAGATCATAGAGACAGCATATGAGATTGCAAGGAATCACATAAGGAACAACAGAGATGCAATTGATAAGTTGGTGGATGTGCTTCTTGAGAAGGAAACTCTTAGTGGAGATGAATTCAGAGCAATCTTGTCAGAATACACTGATATTTCTTCAATCAAGACAAATAGAACACCCATCAGGGAGCTCATTGAAGCTTAA
- the LOC112744497 gene encoding amino acid transporter AVT1I isoform X2 — protein sequence MTEKPDIDSSLSVPLLTEFNKGAIDEEKLIDPHHSSTNTKPASFFHTTLNGLNAISGVGILSVPYALASGGWLSLTLLFAIAMAAFYAGVLIKKCMDKNSNIRTYPDIGELAFGKIGRLIVSVSMYMELYLVSIGFLILEGDNLNELFPNVELELVAGLTISGKQFFVILVALIILPTVWLDDMNMLSYVSASGVFASAIIIISISWTATIGGVGFSHKGTLLNLSGIPTSVSLYAFCYCAHPVFPTLYNSMRNKHQFSNVLFVCFFLTTAGYASMAIIGYLMFGPNVQSQVTLNLPIDKLSSRVAIYTTLVNPISKYALMTTPITNALKNLLPRKYKNRFTKILVSTMMVTSTVIIALTVPLFGELMSLVGAFLSVTASILLPCSCYLKISGKYRILGCETIAIVAIIVAAVVIGIAGTYTSLMDIVHHFNI from the exons ATGACGGAAAAACCGGACATTGATTCATCCTTGAGTGTCCCTTTGCTAACTGAGTTCAATAAGGGAGCCATAGATGAGGAGAAGCTCATAGACCCTCATCACTCTTCTACCAATACAAAGCCTGCTTCTTTCTTTCACACCACCCTAAATGGACTCAATGCTATCTCAG GTGTTGGGATACTCTCAGTTCCATATGCTCTAGCATCTGGAGGGTGGTTAAGCTTAACTCTTCTATTTGCTATTGCCATGGCAGCATTTTATGCAGGTGTGTTGATTAAGAAATGCATGGACAAGAATTCGAACATTAGAACCTACCCTGATATTGGGGAGCTTGCATTTGGTAAAATAGGAAGACTAATCGTGTCGGTGTCAATGTACATGGAACTCTACTTAGTCTCAATAGGGTTCTTGATTCTTGAGGGTGATAACTTGAATGAGCTTTTCCCTAACGTTGAGCTCGAATTGGTGGCTGGTTTAACAATTAGTGGGAAGCAAttctttgtgattttggttgctcTTATAATCTTGCCTACTGTTTGGTTGGATGATATGAACATGCTCTCTTATGTATCTGCAAGTGGTGTGTTTGCCTCTGCTATTATCATCATTTCGATATCTTGGACTGCGACAATTGGCGGAGTTGGTTTTAGTCACAAGGGAACTCTTCTGAATTTGAGTGGAATCCCCACATCTGTTAGCTTGTATGCATTTTGTTATTGTGCTCACCCTGTCTTCCCTACATTGTACAATTCAATGAGGAACAAACACCAGTTCTCTAAT GTTCTATTTGTGTGCTTTTTTTTAACCACAGCTGGTTATGCTTCCATGGCTATAATCGGATACCTCATGTTCGGTCCAAACGTTCAATCACAAGTAACATTGAACCTGCCAATAGACAAATTAAGCTCAAGAGTAGCAATATACACAACATTGGTCAATCCAATATCGAAGTATGCTTTGATGACAACACCTATCACCAATGCTTTGAAAAATTTGCTTCCAAGAAAGTACAAGAATAGATTCACCAAAATTTTGGTCAGCACTATGATGGTAACCAGCACTGTCATTATTGCCTTGACTGTGCCTTTATTTGGGGAACTAATGTCTCTGGTTGGAGCATTTCTAAGTGTCACAGCTTCAATTCTTCTTCCATGCTCATGCTACTTGAAGATTTCAGGAAAATACAGGATTTTGGGGTGTGAAACAATAGCCATAGTGGCTATAATTGTAGCAGCTGTGGTAATTGGAATAGCTGGAACATATACCTCACTCATGGATATTGTGCACCATTTTAATATCTAG
- the LOC112744496 gene encoding ATP-dependent zinc metalloprotease FTSH 6, chloroplastic isoform X1 — MSSALLSLSVSPTLVYKPQERKKNKENNTCPSQPLLETKLSKRKLLQSSVIGLTPTWLGLSLSSAKPANAAEPDSPESSTSTRLTYSKFLQYLDEGAVKKVDLFENGTVAIAEIYNPALEKIQRVKVQLPGLPQELLRKMEEKNVDFAAHPMDVSWWPAIFDFLGNFAFPLILLGSLLLRSSSNNPAGPNLPFGLGRSKAKFEMEPNTGVTFEDVAGVDEAKQDFQEIVEFLKTPEKFSAVGAKIPKGVLLVGPPGTGKTLLAKAIAGEAGVPFFSLSGSEFIEMFVGVGASRVRDLFNKAKANSPCLVFIDELDAVGRQRGTGIGGGNDEREQTLNQLLTEMDGFTGNTGVIVIAATNRPEILDSALLRPGRFDRQVSVGYPDIRGREEILKVHSNNKKLAKDVSLSVIAMRTPGFSGADLANLMNEAAILAGRRGKEEITMKEIDESIDRIVAGMEGTKMTDGKNKILVAYHEVGHAVCATLTPGHDPVQKVTLVPRGQARGLTWFLPGEDPDLISKQQLLARIVGGLGGRAAEEVIFGEAEITTGAAGDLQQITQIARQMVTRYGMSEIGPWTLTDPSAQSGDVVLRMMARNSMSEKLAEDIDQSVKQIIETAYEIARNHIRNNRDAIDKLVDVLLEKETLSGDEFRAILSEYTDISSIKTNRTPIRELIEA; from the exons ATGTCTTCTGCTCTATTATCTCTCTCAGTTTCTCCAACTTTAGTATACAAGcctcaagaaaggaaaaagaacaaAGAGAACAACACATGTCCATCACAACCTTTGTTAGAAACCAAACTCAGCAAGAGGAAGTTGTTACAATCATCTGTTATTGGATTAACTCCAACATGGCTGGGGCTATCTTTATCTTCTGCCAAACCAGCAAATGCTGCAGAACCAGATAGCCCTGAATCTTCAACCTCAACTAGGTTAACATACTCAAAGTTCTTGCAGTACTTGGATGAAGGTGCTGTGAAGAAAGTTGACCTGTTTGAGAATGGAACTGTTGCTATTGCTGAGATATACAATCCAGCATTGGAGAAAATCCAAAGGGTCAAGGTTCAGTTACCAGGGTTGCCTCAAGAGTTGCTGAGGAAAATGGAGGAGAAAAATGTTGACTTTGCTGCTCACCCTATGGATGTAAGTTGGTGGCCTGCAATATTTGATTTCTTGGGAAACTTTGCATTTCCCTTGATATTGCTTGGTAGTCTACTCTTGAGGAGTTCTTCAAATAATCCTGCTGGCCCCAACTTGCCTTTTGGACTAGGAAG AAGTAAGGCAAAGTTTGAGATGGAACCAAACACAGGAGTGACATTTGAGGATGTAGCCGGAGTTGATGAAGCCAAGCAAGATTTCCAGGAGATTGTGGAGTTCTTGAAGACACCAGAGAAGTTCTCGGCCGTGGGAGCGAAGATTCCGAAAGGGGTCCTTTTGGTAGGGCCACCAGGGACAGGGAAGACATTGCTGGCTAAAGCAATTGCAGGAGAAGCTGGTGTTCCATTCTTTTCTCTATCAGGTTCAGAGTTCATTGAGATGTTTGTTGGTGTAGGTGCTTCAAGGGTGAGGGACTTGTTCAACAAGGCAAAAGCGAATTCGCCGTGTTTGGTGTTCATTGATGAGTTAGATGCTGTAGGGAGGCAGAGAGGTACTGGCATTGGTGGAGGGAATGATGAAAGAGAGCAAACACTGAATCAATTACTCACTGAAATGGACGGATTCACCGGAAACACTGGTGTTATTGTCATTGCTGCCACCAACAGACCTGAGATTCTTGATTCTGCATTGCTTAGACCTGGCAGGTTTGATAGGCAG GTTAGTGTTGGATATCCTGATATAAGAGGGAGGGAAGAAATCTTGAAAGTTCATAGCAACAACAAGAAGCTTGCTAAGGATGTCTCTCTTAGTGTCATTGCCATGAGAACTCCAGGATTCAGTGGTGCAGACCTAGCAAACCTCATGAATGAAGCTGCTATTCTAGCCGGTCGCAGGGGAAAGGAAGAGATCACGATGAAAGAGATCGATGAGTCCATCGATAGGATCGTGGCAGGCATGGAAGGAACCAAAATGACTGATGGCAAGAACAAAATTCTTGTGGCTTACCATGAAGTTGGACATGCTGTTTGCGC GACATTGACCCCAGGGCATGATCCAGTGCAGAAAGTGACTCTAGTGCCGAGAGGCCAAGCCCGGGGATTGACATGGTTCTTGCCAGGTGAAGATCCAGATCTTATCTCTAAGCAGCAACTGCTTGCAAGAATAGTTGGAGGCTTAGGAGGTAGAGCAGCAGAGGAAGTTATATTTGGTGAAGCTGAGATAACCACTGGTGCTGCTGGGGACTTGCAACAGATCACCCAAATAGCAAGACAG ATGGTAACAAGGTATGGCATGTCAGAGATTGGACCATGGACATTAACTGATCCTTCAGCACAAAGTGGTGATGTTGTGTTAAGGATGATGGCAAGGAACTCAAtgtcagagaaactagctgaggacATTGATCAGTCAGTGAAGCAGATCATAGAGACAGCATATGAGATTGCAAGGAATCACATAAGGAACAACAGAGATGCAATTGATAAGTTGGTGGATGTGCTTCTTGAGAAGGAAACTCTTAGTGGAGATGAATTCAGAGCAATCTTGTCAGAATACACTGATATTTCTTCAATCAAGACAAATAGAACACCCATCAGGGAGCTCATTGAAGCTTAA